Genomic segment of Erythrobacter sp. BLCC-B19:
CTGTCCTCAAGGCTGCCCTCGCGGGCATTGAGGCGGCGCACCAGCCAGCTCTCGTCGAAGCGCGCGGTGCGTTGCAGGGTCAGCCAGCCAAGCGCCGCGCCACCCGCAATCAGCAGCCCTGCCGCGAGCGCAGCCCCGCCCAGCACCCAGCCGAGCGCCGCCAGCACCAGCACCGCCGGGCTGCCGATCAAGACCGCCTCGGCGGCAGCCGCGCGGCGCGCAGGGGCGAGCCAGATGTCGGGGCGCTGGGCGATGCTCATGCGGCGAACCTGCGCGCGCGGCTCGCCAGCCAGCGTTCGGCGGCGAAGGCGAGCGCGATCAGCACAGCGAGCCAGTCGCCAAGCTCGCGCGGGGGGAGGGGATAGGGCTTGGTTCCCGCCACCGGCGCAAAGGCGGCGGCGCTGACGCGGGCGGGCGGGGGTGCGGGCGGCGATACCAGATCGCGCAGCGACGAGGCAAAGCCGGGCGCGAGCAGATCGGGCATGGCGGCAGGTTCAAGCGCGCGGGTGAAGCGCATCAGCCGCCCTGCACCCAAGGGGCCGCCTTCGACCAGCGGCGCGCCCGCCTCGTCCGTCCACACGGGCGCAGTGGCGGCGGGCATGGCTACCTCAGCGGCAGGTCCGAGCAGCGCCGTGCCGCCCTCGCTGACCCAGTCGGTCACGCTGCCGGGCACGGGGCCGGGGGTCAGCCACACCAGCACCTGATCGGCAGGCGGCAAGTCGGTGCCGGTCGCAGCCTCGAAGCGCGGCGCATCGCTCCACGCCTCGGCGGCAGCGCGGAAGTAGCGCAAGGATGCGGTCTGGCCCGGCGCATAGCGCACGGCGAGCGCCGGAGCGGGGGGCGGCGCGGGGGTGGCGGCGGGGGCGGGGCTATCGACGATCCGCCACCGGGCCTTGCGGGTCAGCCGCAAGGGCGCGGCATCGACCCCGGCGAGCACCGGGGGGACGAGGATCGTCAGCGAGGCCTCGGGCGGCAATTCGGCGTCGAACTGGCGGATCAGGCTGGAGGCTGCGCCCGGCGCAGGCGCGGCGGTGCCCTCCACGGCGGGGAAGCCCGGCGCGATCCAGCGCAGATTGGCCTCAGCCCCGGCAGCAGCACGCGCGGCGGCGGGGTCGACCCCCGGCGCAACCAGCACCCGCGCGCCCGTGTCTTCCCACCCCAGCACCGCAGGCCGCGCCAGCAGCAGGGCGAGCAGTGCCACCAGCAGCAGCCGCAGCGCCAGCAGCACCCACTCGTCAAACCGCAAGCGGCGGCGCGGGCGCGGCAGCGGGTCGAGCCAGCGCAGCGCGGCGAAATCGAGCGGCACTTCCTCCGTCCGGCGCCGCAGGTGCACCAGCAGCGGCACCGCCAATGCGGCGAGCGCGGCAAGACCCAGCGGGAACAGCAGCAGCGGGCTCACGCAGGCGGCGCTCCGCGTCCGAAGAACACGTGCAGCGGACGGTCAATGCTCTCGTCCAGCACCAACGCGGTGTGGCGGATGCCGGCTGTGTCGAGCCTTTCGGCCAGCGCCGCCCGCGCCGCAGCGAACCGGGCGAGGAAGCTGTCGCGCAAGGCCGTGCCATCGCCGATCAGGTGCTCGCCGGTTTCGGGATCGAGGAAGCGGTAGCCGCCGTCGAAGGGGAAATCGCGCTCCTCTACGGTCAGCACCTGAACGCAGAGCACCTCGCGCCCGGCCTTGGCGAGCCGTTCGATCAGGGCAATCCCCCCCTCGTCGAAGCAATCGGAGAGGAAGAACACCAGATCATTCGCCCCGATCCGTTCCCACAGGGGCGCAAGCGTGGCGGCATCGGGGAAGGTGCCAGCGGGTTCCAATCGCGCCAGATCAAGCTGCAAGCGATCGCGCTGGGCGCGGCCTGCTGCCGGTTCTGCCACTCCCAGCCCACCTTGCGCCAGCGTGATCCAGCCGAAACGGTCGCCCTGCATCTGCGCCAGTTCGGCAATGCACAGCGCCAGCAGCCCCGCCGCATCGCTGCGCGTCCAATCGGGCCGGGCGCGGTCGGCCTGACGCATCGAGGCGCTCGCGTCGATCAGCATCCAGACCGCAATCGGGCTTTCCTCCTCCGCCTCGCGCACGAAGAACTTGTCGGAGCGGGCGAACAGCTTCCAGTCGATCCGGCGCGGCTCGTCACCCGGCTCGTAGGCGCGGTATTGCGCAAACTCTAACCCTGCGCCCTTGTTGCGGCTGGCATGCATCCCGAAGCCCCGGTCGCCCATGTCGCGCCGGGTGGTGAGCCGCAGCCGCTTCAACCGGCTGCGGATCGCGGGCGGGATGACGAGCGGCGTGCGCGCCATGGCCTAGGCCGTTGGCGGCGGCAGGTGGGCGAGCAGGCTTGCGACGATATCGTCGGTGCTCTTGCCCTCGGCCTCGGCAGCGAAGGAGAGCAGCAGGCGGTGGCGCAGCACGGGGGCGGCGAGCGCGGCAATATCCTCGCGCGTGGCGGCGAGCCTGCCGTGGAGCAGCGCGCGCGCCTTGGCGCACAGCACCAGCGCCTGGCCTGCGCGCGGGCCTGCACCCCAGCGCACATAGGTGGCGACATCGGCGGGCGCCTGTGCATCGCCGGGCCGGCTCGCGCGCACCAAGGTGGTGATCCATTCGAGCAGGTCGCCCGACAGGTAAACCTCGCGCACCATCGCCTGCAACGCCAGCACATCCTCTGCCGCCATCACGCAAGGCACCTCATCGCCCGCGCTGCCGGTGGTGCGGGCGAGAATGTCGCGCTCTTCCGCCGCGGTCGGATAGCCGACCCGCACCAGCAGCAGGAAGCGGTCAAGCTGGGCTTCGGGCAGGGGATAGGTGCCCGCCTGTTCGAGCGGGTTCTGGGTCGCCAGCACGAAGAAGGGGCGGGGCAGCTGATAGGTCTGCCCGCCATAGCTGACGGTCTTTTCCTGCATCGCCTCCAGCAGCGCGGCCTGCGTCTTGGGGGGCGTGCGGTTGAGTTCGTCGGCCAGCAGCAGGTTGGTGAAAACCGGGCCCTTCTGGAACCGGAAGCTGCGGTGGCCGGTGCCGTGGTCTTCCTCCAGCAGTTCCGTGCCGAGAATGTCGCTCGGCATCAGGTCGGGGGTGAACTGGACGCGGCGGAAATCGAGCCGCAGCGCTTCGCCCAGCGTGCGCACCAGCAGCGTCTTGCCGAGGCCGGGCACGCCTTCGAGCAGACAATGCCCGCCCGCCAGCAGGCCGATCAGCAATTGTTCGACCACATCCTCCTGCCCGACAATCGCGGTGGCGATCGCGCGCTTCAGATCGCCGATGCGGGCCGTGCGCTGTTCGATTGCGGCGCTCTGTGCCGCTGTATCCTCACTCACCTGCTTTCAACCCTTCAATTGCTGAGCGCATACATGATGATGTTCACCCCGAAGCGGGTGTTGTCTTCCGCCAGGAAGCGCTTGTTGCGCCAGTCGTAATCCCATTCGCAGCCGTAATCCTTGTTGCTGTAGAGCAGCCCCAGACGGCCGTTGATGGTAATGCCCTTGAGGTAATCGTGAATGAGGTCATCGCCCCAGCCGTTCAGTTCAAAGGAGGTCGCGGGCGGGCCGTCGAACTTGAAGAAGCTCGAATAGAGCGGGTGGGTGTTGGGCAGTTTCTTCAGGGCGTCCGCGCCGAAGATGCTCGCCACCTGCGCCTCGAAGGACTTGGCGAACAGCCCGTCGATGTCGTGGTTGCAGTCATCGACGAACACGAACCCGCCGTTCCTCACGTAGCGTTCGAAATTGCGGCGTTCGGCGGCGGAGAATTCGACCGCCTTGTGCCCGGCGAGATAGCAGAACGGCGCGGCGAGCATCCGGGGATCGGCAAGGTCGATCACGTGTTCCTTGGGATCGACCTTGAGAGTGGTGTAGTCGATCAGCGAGGTAATGAGGTTGGCCGGCATCCGCTGATCGACGTCCCAGTCGCCCGAGTTGTACTTGAGCCGGGTGAACCAGAAATCATAGCCCGCCGCCCCGGGGCTGCCGGGGCGCGATTGTGCGGCGGCGCGGGTGCCCGGCAAGGCCGCAGCCGCGAGCGCGCCGGTCAGCAGCCTTAGAAAACCGGCGCGGGTTGTGCCTTGGTGGCTCATCTGGCCCGCGCCTGCCCGTTCTTTGGTGTCAGACAGCGTCCGACAGCGAGGTGAAGGTGAAGTCCCTGAGCTTCATCGCCGGAACCATCATGCTGCCATCCTCAACCCGCACCGACCGGCCGAGTTCCTCGATGTTGTTGAGCATGATCACCGGGCTTTCGTTGAAGCGGAAGTTCTTGATCGGATACTTCAGCTGGCCGTTCTCGATGTAGAAGGTGCCGTCGCGGGTGAGGCCGGTGAGCAGCACGGTCTGCGGATCGACCATGCGGATATACCAGGTGCGGGTCACCAGAATGCCGCGTTCGGTGCCTGCAATCAGTTCCGAGGTCGATTTGGTGCCGCCTTCCATGATGGTGTTGCCCCATCCGGCGGTTTCGGGCTTGCCCTGCTTGTTCGCCCAGTAGCGGCTGTATTGCAGGTTGGCGACCTTGCCGCCGTCGATGATCATAGTCTTCTGGCGCGGCAGCCCGTCGCCGTCCCACGGCATGGCAGGCACGGTGGGGTTGGCGGGATCGGTGTAGATCATCACCCGCGGGTCCATGATCTGCTCGCCGATCTTGTTGCCGCCGCCCTGCTTGGAGAGGAAGCTGCGCCCTTCATCGGCCGAGCGCGCATCGAAGAAGTTCATCATGAAGCTGATAAGCCCAGATGCCGCCGCCGGTTCGAGGATGACGGTGTACTTGCCCGGCTCCAGCGCCTGCGCATCGACCGAGGCGGCCGCCTTGCGCATCGCGATCTGCACATCGTCGCCCGCATCAAGGCTGGCGATGTCCTTGACGTTGCTCGCGACCCAGCCCGACCCGCGCCCGTCCTCGGTACGCACGGTGCAGGTGTAATCGGCGATGGTCGATTTCTGATAGCCGAAATTGCCGTTCGAATTGGCATGGGCAAAGAAGGTGTGCCCGTCTTCGAGGAAGCCTGCGGCGATCAGCCCCTGTTCCCTGCACGGCAGGATCGAGGCTTCGGCGATCTTCGCGCGGGCTTCGGCGGTCAGCGCGGCGGTGGCTTCGCTGTAGGTGTCGGTCGCGGTGTAGGTCTGTTTGGCCACGGGGGGCATATATTCGGGGTTTTCCGGGGCCAGCTTGGCCAGATCCTCGGCCCGGCGCACCACCCGTTCAAGGCTGGCATCGTCGAACTGGTTGATCGAGGCGGTGCCCACGCGCTTGCCATAGGCGACCTCGACCGCCAGCTGCACGTCATCGACGATACCCGACGTCGAGATGTCGTTGCGCGCAAAGCGGACGTTGCCGCCGATCCCGCCGCTCAGCACCGCGCTGGTGTTGTCGGCGGTCGACAGGGCGATCACCTTGTCGAGAATGGCCTTGGCCTGCGCTTCAGTCAGAATGCTCATGTCAGTCTCTCCTCGCGCGAAGCTCAACCCAGCGACCGGGCGGTGTTGATGACGTTGATGCCGTCGAAACGGGTGGTCGAGGAGCCGTGGCTCACCGCCGAAATCTGGCTCGGTTGGCCCTTGCCGTCGAAGAACGAGCCGAACATCCGGTAATCGCTCTCGTCACAGATCGCCGAGCACGATCCCCAGAATTCAGGCGTGCGCATCTGGTAGGCGACATCCTCGATCATGGGGCCAAGCTTGCCGTTCTTGATCTCGTAGAACACCGTGCCGCCGAACTGCGCGTTGTAGCGCTGCTGGTCGATCGAGAAGGAACCGCGCCCGGCGATGTAGATGCCGTTTTCGACCCCTGCGATCATGTCGGCGGGGGTCATCGGGGTCTTGCCGGGGGCAAGGCTGACGTTCGCCATGCGCTGGAACTGCACGCTCGACCAGCTGTCGGCGTAGCAGCAGCCGTCGCTTTCGGTCTTGCCGACGATATGCGCCTGATCGCGGATGGTCTGGTAGTCGACCAGGATGCCGTCCTTGACCAGATCCCAGCGCTTGCACTTCACGCCTTCGTCGTCATAGCCGACCGCGCCGAGGCTGCCGACCTGGGTCTTGTCGGCGAACAGGTTGACGATCTCGCTGCCGTATTTGAACGCGGCATCGCGCTTGTCGATCGTGGCAAAGCTGGTGCCGGCGTAGTTCGCTTCGTAGCCCAGCACGCGGTCGAGCTCGAGCGGGTGACCGACGCTTTCGTGGATGGTGAGGCCGAGGTGGTTGGGGTCGAGCACCAGATCATACTTGCCCGGCTTGACCGAAGGCGCCTTGAGCTTGGCCTGCGCGTCCCGGGCCGCGGCGATCGCGTCTTCCTTCATGTCGTAGGACATGCCGTAAGTGGTCAGCCCGTTGGGCAGCACGAACTTGTCTTCGGCGCGCCCGTCCAGGTATTCATAGCCGAGCCCCATCGGCGCCGAGAGCCCCTCGCGCGAGCGGAACTTGCCGGTGGTGGTGTCGACCGCGGTGACGGTGGTCGGCGCCCAGATGCGGTGCACGTCCTGATCGATGTAGGAACCATCGGTCGAGGCGAAATATTTCTGCTCGTTGACGAGGAACAGCAGCGAATTGACGAAGCTGGCGCCGGCATTGAGCGCCGAATCGTTCACATCCATCAGCAGCGCGACCTTGTCGGCGATGGGAACTTCCATCGCGTTCTTCTTGATCGGCGTGCGCCAGCTGACCTCGCCCACGCCGGGGGTGGGGGCGAGCTGGACGGCGGTGGTCTGAATCCGGGCGTTGGCCTTGGCGATGGCGGTCGCCTGCCGGGCAGCAGCGGCAACCGCGTCCTCGGTCATCACGTTGGTCGCGGCAAAGCCCCATGCCCCGTCAGCGATCACGCGCACCCCGGTGCCGGTCGACTCGGTGTTGACGATGTTCTCGACATTGCGTTCGCGGGTGATGACGAACTGGCGCAGATAGCGGCCGACGCGCACGTCACAGTAAGACGCCCCCGCGTCGGTCGCCGCCGCCAGCGCCGCATCGGCGAGGCGCTTCTTCACGGCGATGTCGATGCCGTCCTGCAATTGTTCGGCAGCAATCGCCTTGCCGAAGATCGAGGGCGATAGCGCAGCGCCTGTAAAGAAGGTGCTGAGCGCCAAAAAGTCCCGTCTGTCCACGCGAATTCTCCCCGACCGGGCCGGCGCAGCGCTCCGGGTGATCCGAAGCCTTGCCGGCAATTGCCTTGTAGCGGGGCAAACTGGTCGACAGCCTGCCGACAGGTCAAACCCTTTGGTCTGACTGCCGACACAATCCATGCCGCCTGTGACATCGCGCCCCGCGTCGCGCCATGTCCTAGACCCGCGATGGCGAGGGATGGGCGATGCCACCGACGAAGCGCGTGACTTTATCGACGAACAGGCCACGGCCCCCGGCCAAGTGGCACGCGTGATTGACCGGCCCCCGGCGGCTCTGTCACAGGGTTGAGGCGCAATCAGTCGGGGGCGGCGGTGCAGCAATTTCGGCTTGCGGTGAAACCCCGGGGGCGATGCCAGCGAATGATGCCCGGCGCAGCAAGGTCGCTGGCAAGAAGGGGAATTCGATGAACATGACTGTCCTGCGGGCCGCCCTCTGGTCGAGCGCGCTGGGTGCGGGGCTGGTGCTCGGCGCGCAGCCCGCAATGGCGCAGCAGGCGGGCCTGACGATCGCGGTGGTGGACGAGACCGGCGCGCCGGTTGCCGATGCGACCGTGGTTATCGCCAACCCCGCGATCGGCCTGACCCGCGAAGTGCGCACCGATGCGCGCGGGCGGGCGCAGGTCGAAGGCCTGACCACGGCGGGCGAGTATCAGGTCTCGATCCCCGCCGGCGCAGGCCATGCCGCGCTGGCCGCGCAGCCCGTCGAACTGCGCGCCAACTTTGCCCGCAGCGTGACGCTGCAACTCGCCCCTGCCGCTGCCAGCGAGATTACCGTCACCGCCGCGCGCGCGATTACCGCGCTCAACACCGCCAATGCCGAAATTTCCGCATCGCTGGGGCGTGAACAGCTGGTGGCGCTGCCGATCGAAGGGCGCGATGTGCTCAGCGCGCTGATCCGCCTGCCCAATGTCGTCCCTTCGACCGGGTTCTTCCCCGAAGCGCCGTCCATTTCGATCAACGGCTCCAACGGCCTCGACACCAATTACCTGATCGACGGGCTCGACAATAACGAGAACTTTTTGGGCGGGATCAAATTCCCCGTGCCGCTGGGTTTCACCCGCGAAGTGACCGTGCTGGCGAACTCCTATTCCGCCGCCTATGGGCGCACTGCGAACGGGATCGTGAATTATACCACCCCATCGGGCAGCAATAGCTTTACCGGAGAGGCCTATGCCTTGGTTCGACCCGGCAGGCCGCTCGACTCCCAGTCGCCTTTCCCCCGCCGCGACCTGTCGGGCAACCCTGTGGGCGAGAGCTTCGAACGCTATCAGGCGGGCTTTGCGATTGGCGGGCCGATCGCGCGGGATCGCACCTTCTTCTATGCCAA
This window contains:
- a CDS encoding BatA domain-containing protein encodes the protein MSPLLLFPLGLAALAALAVPLLVHLRRRTEEVPLDFAALRWLDPLPRPRRRLRFDEWVLLALRLLLVALLALLLARPAVLGWEDTGARVLVAPGVDPAAARAAAGAEANLRWIAPGFPAVEGTAAPAPGAASSLIRQFDAELPPEASLTILVPPVLAGVDAAPLRLTRKARWRIVDSPAPAATPAPPPAPALAVRYAPGQTASLRYFRAAAEAWSDAPRFEAATGTDLPPADQVLVWLTPGPVPGSVTDWVSEGGTALLGPAAEVAMPAATAPVWTDEAGAPLVEGGPLGAGRLMRFTRALEPAAMPDLLAPGFASSLRDLVSPPAPPPARVSAAAFAPVAGTKPYPLPPRELGDWLAVLIALAFAAERWLASRARRFAA
- a CDS encoding DUF58 domain-containing protein, translating into MARTPLVIPPAIRSRLKRLRLTTRRDMGDRGFGMHASRNKGAGLEFAQYRAYEPGDEPRRIDWKLFARSDKFFVREAEEESPIAVWMLIDASASMRQADRARPDWTRSDAAGLLALCIAELAQMQGDRFGWITLAQGGLGVAEPAAGRAQRDRLQLDLARLEPAGTFPDAATLAPLWERIGANDLVFFLSDCFDEGGIALIERLAKAGREVLCVQVLTVEERDFPFDGGYRFLDPETGEHLIGDGTALRDSFLARFAAARAALAERLDTAGIRHTALVLDESIDRPLHVFFGRGAPPA
- a CDS encoding AAA family ATPase, encoding MSEDTAAQSAAIEQRTARIGDLKRAIATAIVGQEDVVEQLLIGLLAGGHCLLEGVPGLGKTLLVRTLGEALRLDFRRVQFTPDLMPSDILGTELLEEDHGTGHRSFRFQKGPVFTNLLLADELNRTPPKTQAALLEAMQEKTVSYGGQTYQLPRPFFVLATQNPLEQAGTYPLPEAQLDRFLLLVRVGYPTAAEERDILARTTGSAGDEVPCVMAAEDVLALQAMVREVYLSGDLLEWITTLVRASRPGDAQAPADVATYVRWGAGPRAGQALVLCAKARALLHGRLAATREDIAALAAPVLRHRLLLSFAAEAEGKSTDDIVASLLAHLPPPTA
- a CDS encoding DUF4159 domain-containing protein; translated protein: MSHQGTTRAGFLRLLTGALAAAALPGTRAAAQSRPGSPGAAGYDFWFTRLKYNSGDWDVDQRMPANLITSLIDYTTLKVDPKEHVIDLADPRMLAAPFCYLAGHKAVEFSAAERRNFERYVRNGGFVFVDDCNHDIDGLFAKSFEAQVASIFGADALKKLPNTHPLYSSFFKFDGPPATSFELNGWGDDLIHDYLKGITINGRLGLLYSNKDYGCEWDYDWRNKRFLAEDNTRFGVNIIMYALSN
- a CDS encoding TldD/PmbA family protein; protein product: MSILTEAQAKAILDKVIALSTADNTSAVLSGGIGGNVRFARNDISTSGIVDDVQLAVEVAYGKRVGTASINQFDDASLERVVRRAEDLAKLAPENPEYMPPVAKQTYTATDTYSEATAALTAEARAKIAEASILPCREQGLIAAGFLEDGHTFFAHANSNGNFGYQKSTIADYTCTVRTEDGRGSGWVASNVKDIASLDAGDDVQIAMRKAAASVDAQALEPGKYTVILEPAAASGLISFMMNFFDARSADEGRSFLSKQGGGNKIGEQIMDPRVMIYTDPANPTVPAMPWDGDGLPRQKTMIIDGGKVANLQYSRYWANKQGKPETAGWGNTIMEGGTKSTSELIAGTERGILVTRTWYIRMVDPQTVLLTGLTRDGTFYIENGQLKYPIKNFRFNESPVIMLNNIEELGRSVRVEDGSMMVPAMKLRDFTFTSLSDAV
- a CDS encoding TldD/PmbA family protein yields the protein MDRRDFLALSTFFTGAALSPSIFGKAIAAEQLQDGIDIAVKKRLADAALAAATDAGASYCDVRVGRYLRQFVITRERNVENIVNTESTGTGVRVIADGAWGFAATNVMTEDAVAAAARQATAIAKANARIQTTAVQLAPTPGVGEVSWRTPIKKNAMEVPIADKVALLMDVNDSALNAGASFVNSLLFLVNEQKYFASTDGSYIDQDVHRIWAPTTVTAVDTTTGKFRSREGLSAPMGLGYEYLDGRAEDKFVLPNGLTTYGMSYDMKEDAIAAARDAQAKLKAPSVKPGKYDLVLDPNHLGLTIHESVGHPLELDRVLGYEANYAGTSFATIDKRDAAFKYGSEIVNLFADKTQVGSLGAVGYDDEGVKCKRWDLVKDGILVDYQTIRDQAHIVGKTESDGCCYADSWSSVQFQRMANVSLAPGKTPMTPADMIAGVENGIYIAGRGSFSIDQQRYNAQFGGTVFYEIKNGKLGPMIEDVAYQMRTPEFWGSCSAICDESDYRMFGSFFDGKGQPSQISAVSHGSSTTRFDGINVINTARSLG